The genomic DNA TTACTCTCTGCAATTGCTTTAATTGAAGTCCCCCCACAAGGATcatttttttgctgattttttttccacaggtcaaacaaatttatttcatccaataaaaacagaaaaaagaattcGAGATTGTTCAAGTACCAACGCAGAGCTTGAGAGCAATTGTGTAATTCCTGGGTCTCCAATTTTCCTCACTCTTGAGACAATTTTCTAAGAGAAAACAGAAGGTCTGGAAGTAGACAAGTGATCTCCCATATATATTTTGTTGTGGTTAACATTTGGTTTTCTTAACAGACAACAGATGTTCAAACAGCAAGCTTGGTCTTTGTCAACTGTGTAACTCATATCTCCAGTGAAGTATTCAAAGATCCTAGAGTTTTATCATGGATAGAAAAGTAAGACAACAATACTTTTTTAGAGAAAGACGTTCATCTATAAAGCACCACTGTTTACAGTTgcactttcaaaattttaaatatttatctgaATGTTTTGGTATTTTCAGTTATAGAAGTCTGCTTGACATGTGGAGGCTCTGGCATCAAAGGTATTGTTTGATAGGGAAGAATTGGTAGACAATTTCCATATTTCTTGGGGAAATTGATGGTATTCAATAAGGAATTGTTTCCTCACGGTGTATTGCTAAGACTAGCTGCATTTATTGTAGTTATGTAGTACAACGGCTATAAAATATATCAAGGATTATTAATAGCTGTGGAAGAAAATGGTTCTCTCTTTTTGTTAATGGTACTATCTGAGAAAACAACGTGTTGTCAAGGCAAGATTTGtcttttcagtttgtttttccaaGAGGTAATAAACCTTGACTTAAATCTATCACACAAagttttccagttttcttgttttagaaAGGGGCACCAATGGGCATCTTGTGAGGGAATAAAACCATCAGAGATATGAAGCCACATGCTTGAAGTGAAGCAAATGCTTACAAGTATTTGTAAAATATTGAGTTTTTTTATCCCTCTAAGGAAATATGACCATGATTCATATATATGTTGTGTCCTTCGACTTTTGTTTATTCAacaattacttttattttcaggtccctgtttgatattcattttaacttaaaagaTCCCACCCAAAGGCCCCCTCAACAAGTGTTTGTTTCATGTAATTTTTGTGGCAACTCCATCCTTACTAACATGCTATCAACAAGTAAGTGCTAATGTTTCATAACATTTTATCTTCTCTTTGTCTATTGCCATCATTTCTTATAGTGATATTATGAGCATTTACCTGGATCCATTTCCTAGCTCTCCAAATGATTCATGTCCTTATGTGGTGTTCCATTTTAAAGGCTGTTCTAAAAAGGCAAATATTGTTGGAAAATAGACAGTGTTGTCTGATTACATAACTGATTAGTTATCTGTAGTTTGCTGAATGCTGGTTCTTTAGtactattttttttgtggtactcaaaaaaaatttgttttgtggTACTCGATAAAATTTCCTACCCCTCTCACATAAGGTCTCCTTGATTGAGCTCTACTCACCCCACTCTACTTAAAATTCTTGGCGTATGAGTTATATCACAACACTGTACATTCACATTTACTGTAGGAAGTGTGCTTGTGCTTTAATGTAATAATGTGGTGGAAATGAATTGTTGAGCTAACTTTTTATCACTACTGTTAGGTTCAAGGCCTCGTAAACTTGCACAATACTGCAATCCCTCAAACAGAACAAAGGTGTGTCATTATTCACAGAAGAGGCAGCATGATAATGCTGTTTTTTTGGCATGGCCCACAGCTAGCCTTTGGCTTATCTTTTTTACCTTCTTTGACAGTATGTTGGCATGaacaacaataattattgttgaaCACAATTCAATTCCAAAAAACTTGTGAAGTACACAGTCTAACTCCATGAGTTTGAAATGTACTGAGGCAGTTTGACTTTCTACTTCACAAGTGTGCAGACAGCTAATCAGTACAAGGGACCTTTAGCAGTCTGTGAGGAAGACAtagaccaaaaaaatatttatcgtGTGTTTCAGATTATGGCTTGCCCAGGTTGCCGTAAGCCTCTTCCAAGATGTGCTCTCTGCCTAGTTCACATGGGAACATCTTCATCACTTTCACAGAAGCCAGCAAATCAAGGTCAAGAGAACTAATATATTTACCAGTATATAAGTTAACCTATAACTGCAAAATCACAACTGAATCTTTCAGTTCCTCTTCTTCCTAGAGAATCTTATCTACATGGAGACTTTTATTTCAGTTGGTGTTCCAAACTGTTACTGTTAAGTAAGGTAGTTTAAACAAAAGTGTCTCTGAAATTCAAATGATGCACgtgtaaacaaaacttttgagcTCAGGTGATATAACCACCTTTGATTATCAGCTAAAAAACAAATACTCAATACAAATACTTAAATCTGTTCTTTAGGAGATTCAAGTGCAGAAAAACCAGCAAATGCGCGAACTGTGAATCCATTTCATAACTGGTTCACATGGTGCCAATCATGTCGTCATGGTGGACATTCCAATCATATAGTTGAATGGTTTAAGTAAGTGTGAAATTGGAGATTTCAGTTCTGATACACATGCAACAAGGGAAGTAATATAGAATTCTCCTAAAGTAGCTAAATATTAATGGTGGGGGTACCTTTACAAGCATACCTCTTCCCTTGTGATTTTAGACTAGGCCAACTGAGATGATTTCTTCAAAACTGATGTTTAAGGGTGGGTGGCCCTCCCTCATGTCTTATGAGTCTTTCCCTTCTCTTTACTACCTGGATCAATCTCTTTTCATTGGAATTGAAGTTTTAGAATTCCATTGCATGAGTGTGTACTATAAAGGGAAggcaatggaaaaaaatttccaggcATTGGATTAAAACTTTTTGGGAAGAGTGCATATTCTCCTATAGTCCACGACTTGTTTATCATGTTAGGGTTTTCTTTCAAAGTGTTATTAGTTTGTTAGTCACTTAAATGTTAGATTTTGTTTCTCTCCTTGTGCTAAGGACTTTTGCTACCCTTTGTAGAGTTAAAgtgtttatttttatcaaatgatgtATGTGACTGTTAACATTCTGGATTCCTTTTCAGGGAACATATTGAATGTCCTGTCACAGGATGTGGATGTCACTGCATGAACTTAGATTCTATTGCCATGGCAATGCCAAACAATGACATTTATTCAGTAGCATGAGcggataattatttttaaaataatgtcaAAAAAATTAGACTCAGACTAGCCATTTCTGACGTTTACAGTGTTATCTGGAAAATATTTGTGAAGACACCTTTACAAACTGTTGCTCCTATgtctgaaagaaaatatttttttctttttcatctcaaaAATTGGATTTATTTAGTCCTCTACTAATTCAGATATTGCAATTTAATTCATTCTCTACTCTAACAATGAAAAATTACtaggctttttttaaaattgtaattgTATATGtataaattaagttatgaatcagtgaacttttctttttaattcttggCTCATTGCCCCTAGAACTCtggtgtgaattttttttattcatcatttGTTGGAAGCACTGACGTGAGACAAAACCATTATGCTTGAGTTACAGTAGACTGATTTTAGGCCTTCTAAGTGTTCATGATTGAAAGCAGCTGTAACCATTACTGGGATAGTTTATGCAATAATATTCCCTTATTCACTTTGAAGCTGCACTTAAAGTCAAATTTCATAAATTACCATACTTAACTGCAATATTCCCTTTCCCTAGTCTGTGTTTAACAGTCACATTATAAACAGAGCATGACATTGGATAGGGACAGCTGTGGCATAGTGTCTTAAGAATGAGTGGTAAATTGGTATATTCTTCTTTGTTACTATTTAAGGGGCAATGTGGAATCTTCTCAGACAGTAACAGCAGACACATTTCACCCCAATTTCTTCTGTCACACAAACATAATTGGCAGCTTTCATATGCAGATAATTGCTGTGAAGACGTCGTGAAATAAAAAGTACTTCAGTCAACAGGTCAATCATTTGCATGTCTGCTTCCATTCATGTTTGTGTCACAGTAAAGATGAGCCTAAACTTTAACCAGGTTCATTGTTTATTAACTAAAAGGATCAGCCCTGTCTGAAGTATCTAGTGGTATTTTTGTCAATCTCTCTAGAAAAGTCTTTTACACATCGCCTACcactaatttaattaaaaattcatgTGATTCcttaacattttttaattgtaaggaaaatctcaaaaactccaaatcaaagatatttcacaaagggattctttgaattaaaatcatTGTCATAAACAAATGTGGTTTTGATCAAATTGTCAACAGGTAAAATACCTCGCCAACCATACATTGACTTATCCCAGAAGGTGTATGGACTTGCTCCCCCTCCTGTGATCAGAACTAGTTGACCTTGAATCCACGTTAGCTCTTTGACCTCTAAGaatgactagtatctaatttctccctacaaaagtcacccttgaatcacacattaaggtcacaagaacaaggtaattgatcaccaactaaagaagctcttgattgttaaagaaattctcctgaTCAGcaccatgggaaatgtataaagaacattACGGAGAAtgtgcttactgatgttagggtgtaaaggcttcAGATTAAGGCCTTTGAAAGAGAAAGGTGTTTTAAACTATTCTTTCCCCAAGATTCAAATACCAATTTTAAGTCTGCCATACATTTGCTATATATatggcaaataatttttttgtgaaatccAATGATATACctataatttatttcttctttttaccTTTCTGTTGAGATTTACTGATattgtgaaaagaaatttcttctgGGTCACTgtagggagtgaaagggttacatATTACAATATCACTCAAGAATCACACAATAGGGTCACCTGgcaaaaggaaatgataataaataaataagctctaaattgttaaacaaattctccttgtcaacaccttaggaaattttaaggttaaagtaaggagaatatactGAGACGAAATGGGAGACAAGATCTAgaatttccatttatttgttaaaagatTGTAGCTCTAAACTACTCTTCAATAAAAACAGTGAGGGTTTACATGCAACCATATTTTCCTTCCACATTGTCTCTTGTTTCTTTTCCATAACAGTTGCAAACATCTCCACCAGGCcaatagagaaaaacaaatcttAGTCTCAAATAATGAGCAACACAATGCGAGGTGTTGGTCTGGAAAAACATGAAGACTAGTCAGCTAGGAGTCTTTTTTAGGTTCATTTAACAGTCTTTACTTTCTGGTTCATGACAAGGGAATAACTTCATGTTTTTATCTGGTTAGTGGCCAAATCCATTCAACTGTGTAGATCCAAATATTTCAGGGAAGTCAGCAGCTAATGAAACAGCTTGACTATAGGCATCCAGGTCtattgacaaaaattattcacaTAACTGTAAAATAGAACCTCTATTTTATGTTTCCACCAAATAGAAGCAGAAagctaccaaaaaaaaaaagcttaaaaaaaattgacataagTACTGTTAATCTCAACCACTTATTGAGTTGAAAGCCATATCTACCACAACATccattaacccttcaactcccaagatctgattgttaattctcccctcgagctgctagacatttccttggAAAACAGTTTCTAGAATTCAGAGTTGGACCATGATAactttctacctgataagtttgagtattctcaccaCCTGTCTGCTGAACAGTTTATAActtattatagggagaagtaacatgtttatcacttctgggagttaaagggttaaatcattGGTAAGCAGAGAATTATATCTAAAATCACATGACAAAAGCAGAAGCATCCTTACCAAAATCATTGCTGTATGGAATAATTCTGTGTCCTGACAGCGAACAATTGTTCTCTACTCTTCCTATAACCTCCACTGCCCCTTGGAGCTTTTCATCAagctaaaaattttatttaacagaacAAGTAATCAGAATGTGTTCTTCGATACTGAGTGAAcaacttttcatttgaattaaaaatataaattatttaaagatAGGACTTACTGGTACATCCAGAGTGACTTTGACAACCTTGTGGTCACAAGCCATGAGCTTAAGCTCAGCACCATTTGAACTGATctgcaagaaaaacaagatgAGTCTTAAATTGAACCAGTATAGAAAAAGCTGAATTGCTGAATTACAACCCTTGCATTCACCAcctgaaaaatgaagaaaaaaaataatggataGTCAGGTCAGAAGCCTAGTCAATCCTACCAAAGCTAATTTTGGTCTATAGATTTATTCTTTGCATTTCTTTGCAGTTAGCACACTGAACTCCAAGAAGAGAGGTCCAGTTCCAGATCAAGCCGGGTCATTGCCTCTCTCTGCCCAGGAGTTTAAATCAGAACAGGCAAACTGTTAGGGAGGTCCTGTGAAATGCtaggggggtaaccttgcaatagACTGTCATCCCATCCAGGTGGGAATAGAAATACCCCTGGATACTTGATACTACagaaaccaggataagctctGCTTGAATAGCCACTGGGCTCAAGTGCAGACATAACCTGTGCATTTCTTTTAGTTGCCCTGACAATTCATCAGTTCCCCACTTTTACTCCTCAGTGTACATGAGTGGTGagtgtaaaaaattaaaaaggaacacCATTACTATGATCACTTTTCAGCTTTGAATTTGGTCATAACAATAAGTAGCTAGTCAGCCAAAGAAGATggtaggaaagaaagaaaaaaactgaggCTGAATGAAGAGGTGAATAGAAAAACAGCATGAATATGAGAATGAAGTGGTTATATTTGACAGGCGATTATACAACAAGAATCCAGGAAAGATTTATCTATAACCCTATCTATTCTCAAACAAAGATATAGTCCCAAAACTATTCTATGGTTTTCACTGTTGTGTTTATCCAACaactggtaaatttttttttttaaaaagaatgatCTTAAAAAATTATGAGCTATCAAATACCTGAACTGCAATCTTCAACAGTGAAATGTGAATGACAAGAAGCGGAAAATGTGAATAAAAAAGCGTGaaattgttaaataataatacaaacaattatgaatgtttgttaaaaataatgttGTATTGTCCAAGCAGTGGACATGAATTATTGTCCACATTGGGAGCCAGTTTGGTATTCCAGGTTTCCAGTGTCTTTCCTGTTCTAAAACCACCTTTACCAATTATAGAAGCGTTTTCAAagtcaatattttcaaaatcgTGATCATCATTAATCCAGGATAATTATTAATCCAGGAACTGTTtgcataattaagtatggggctAAGTAGAAATCTTGCGAAAATGGCATCCATTCGTTcgggaattt from Pocillopora verrucosa isolate sample1 chromosome 10, ASM3666991v2, whole genome shotgun sequence includes the following:
- the LOC131791210 gene encoding replication protein A 14 kDa subunit, encoding MEAPRVNASMLTQYSGKTVCLVGNVTEISSNGAELKLMACDHKVVKVTLDVPLDEKLQGAVEVIGRVENNCSLSGHRIIPYSNDFDLDAYSQAVSLAADFPEIFGSTQLNGFGH